The SAR324 cluster bacterium sequence CAAATAAAAACAATTTACCTTCTTTGACTCCAAAAAGATGAATATTACTTTCAATTAGACCAAGCATTTTGTACTTTTCACCCTCAACAAAAAGATAGATAAAGTCTTTTTTATTTGTGTCGTCAACATAGATGAATCTAAGTGTTTTTGGATCTCTTTTTGCGACTTGACGATAAATAAAAGGTCTCCACCTAAAATTTCCGTCATTGTCTACAAATCTTATTTTAGATATTTGTGGTGGTGCATACAAATAATATTTATGGTTAGTAAGCATTCCATATGGTGCAAAAAAATCCGCAAAAATTACCATCAAATACAGAATAAAAAGCAACAAGGATGAGAATACTGCCACCTTATGTCTAAGAAATTTCTTTAATTTAAGCTGTCTTTCTGTTAAATGGATATAATCCAAATTGTCACTCAATTAACCTCCATTTACTAATTTTGAATGACTACATTAATTCATGTTTAATTCGTGGATCTGATATGGCTAATAATATATCAGCTAGAAGATTTCCCAAAACAAGTATTACTGAAATAATGAGCAATATAGTTCCAGCCAAATACATGTCTTGTGCAATAAGTGAATCATAAAAGAGGGGGCCTATTGTATTAAGGTTTAAAACTATCGAAACCAACATTTCTGTTGCAATAATTTCAGGGAGATAGACACCAATTCTACTTATTATTGGATTGACCGCAATTCGAGCACCATGTCTCCAGTTGACAGCACTTTCAGAAAGCCCCTTAGCACGCGCTGTCTGAATAAACGGCTGTCGTAAAACATCCAGCATATTACCTCTCATTATTCGCATGGTATTTGACGTCTGAGCAATACCAATTGCAATAATTGGTGCTGGCAGATGCTTCAGAAAATCAATAATTTTGTCTGAGGTCCATGGTTTACCTATAAACTCGTTTGAATACAATTTCCCAATATATGAAGAATCTAGCCAGAAAATTGAGATTGCAATAATTATAACTGCTAAAATAAAACCAGGTATAGCTATACCGATAAACGCAATGAAAGTGAGTAGATAGTCTAATAAGCTATATTTGTGAGTAGCTGAATATA is a genomic window containing:
- a CDS encoding ABC transporter permease — translated: MGILSYILQRILLSIPVVIVISIICFGLIQLPPGDYADAYAALASSTGGGSVSNEYIEQIRERYGLDQPFWIQYWKWVKGFPEGDFGIAMSLQGTPVAEILKERLPMTLFINFWALIFALAIALPIGLYSATHKYSLLDYLLTFIAFIGIAIPGFILAVIIIAISIFWLDSSYIGKLYSNEFIGKPWTSDKIIDFLKHLPAPIIAIGIAQTSNTMRIMRGNMLDVLRQPFIQTARAKGLSESAVNWRHGARIAVNPIISRIGVYLPEIIATEMLVSIVLNLNTIGPLFYDSLIAQDMYLAGTILLIISVILVLGNLLADILLAISDPRIKHELM